The genome window GATCTCGGTAATCTGAGccttccacttctccaAGCCTTCGAACGGATAGGGTGCCATTTCTCTGTCCAACGTTCGCAGATGGTCGTCGGATATCAATGAGCTCTCTGTATGGGCTGCCCCAAATGAGACGGATTCGGACTGAGCATCGTAGCGAAGTACGACCCTCTCTCGTGGTCTGAACTCTCGAAACAACCCATGTCGGATTGGTATAGTCGATGGACCCGCGACAGTTTGCtcaggagaagacgacgaggaagaggtaggGACCGACCAAGACATGAGGTGAAGTCCGGGAGGAACGAACTTGATGCCTGAAAAGCGGCGAACGACGTGACAGCTGCATAGTGATGAGCATCCAGTGAACGACTTCGTAGCCATGCCTTGTGAAGAGACATATTAGACAAGTAAcaatcactcacgttcCGTCGATACCGAACTCGCTACCTTCTGGCAGATCCGTCAGGACAAGAAAACCTCCAGCATCCCATAACGCCTGGGCTTGTTCGGGCGTCAGGTTTTCCGTCATTGAGATGGGCAGTGTGACACTCAATCGATAAGCAACTGCTTGCAAAAGAGGTTGCAAAAGGGCAATGACCGTCAAGGAGGTTCACAAACCCGAGAAGAAGTTTTCGGAACCAGAGCATGGCAAAGATCTAATCTAATCATGCTCCACTCTATGTGGCATTGTTTCGCTACTACTTGCTCAGACCATTGTCAACTTGATACATGCAAAAAGGAATGACATTGACCATGAGTATTGACTGCACTGACATCATAGACCAGGAAGTCCCAGGCAGACTACATGTCCCAAATGCAAGAAACAAGCTATGTGTAAATGTGATGAGTTCCATCATGTAACTCCTTGTCATATGTCAcaatggtcaatgtggcctcagtcaatgagccctatcacacaacaAGACAGTACGATATGAGGAAACGATgataacaaggataacgagaataacgaggataacgaggatagcgagtatagcgaggaacttgacacggatatctagaagggcttgtagcagttctagatagactgaggtaccacagtgatatcgttgaacgatgagcaaggtactaggtatgactttcaatcgagaaatcgctaaacaaagactagaacaacgagaactaagactatgtatatatatctccactaaTCCATCTgccaggatgcgtagaacatcgatcaacttcttcctgtttctatcgttcacctgcagcgccctttagctcggtcttcggcaagtatatcgagttgtgctcgaagatatcgaagaagtcgaagatatcaagagggtttcCGTAATAATGGCTTATTTGTGGTtgtggcggaatggccgtcatgacacctcagtcaatgagccctatcacacagCGGGACAGTACGATTTAGggaaatgatgatgactaggataacaaggataatgaggataacgaggatagcaAGGATAGCAAGGATAAtgaggataacgaggatagcaAGGATAGCAAGGATCTTGACACCcatatctagaagggcttaTAGCAGTTCTGTCAAAGGGCTACACCAACCAACGGGAATATCCGTCgttcagcttacaaggcaaACAATGAAAAGCCTACTATCGTTGATGTGCTCCCAGCTTGGGACAAGATaggcgatgttggtgagacttggggCTAAATCGTgttctaacttgagggttctctgtcaagaacagccaagtaagtgttggtcgatgtatcaaggttattcaagatgataatattcaaaggtaGAATCAACGGGGAActcttttctccttctactacgttcatgtatatatccctttcttcgcacaagtttgccaaaccttgcatgtgtaaCGACATTTTCAccggatgtagaaagaaaccttgagtggctgaacaatttgtgtatttaccgtatgtggtgaatagggtTGATAAGTTTGCCgacgtttcggttctttctccgatgaatgccgttttgttcaattgtttgtcaaactcctgggaactttgttGGGAGTTGGCCTTATTGGTATACAATCGTGACAGTACCACAGTGATGTTGctgaacgatgagcaaggtactaggtatgactttcaatcgagaaatcaCTAGGGAAAGACTGGAACAACAAGAACTTAGACGATGTATATATGTATCTCCACTAACGCATCCACCAGGACGCATAGAACAttgatcaacttcctcctgtttctattgttcacctgcagcgccCTTTAGCTCGGTCTTTGGCaagtatatcgagttgtgcttGAAGATATTGAAGATGTCGAGAGATCGTGAGGGTTTGTATAATGATGGCTTATttgtggtcgtggcggaatggccgtcatgacacaAGATTTGGCAAACTTGTGCAAAGAAAGcgatatatacatgaacatagtaggagaagaaaggagttccccgttgattctagatttttgtcctatcgtagtacctttgaatatcatcatcttgaacaaccttgatacatcgaccaacacGTTGTAGTGCATAGGAGTGGGAGGAAATTAGCTTGGGGAAGAACCTGGTTTTGTTATAGTCGGACAAGGTGTAGGCAAATACCATCGTGAGAGGGTAGAGCGAGGCGCAAACAAATATGATCGTGGGAGAGTCAGGCGAGGCTTGGACGAATACGATTGTGAGAAGGTAGAGTGAAGCTCTACCGCGCAGGATGCTCCGACGAGACTTAGTCGATCAAAGGACAGATAGTTAGggagcttcttcttctcttaGTACTCTTAGTTGTAGTTAGCCTAGCCTTAAGCTATCCGTAGATTAATATATGAATTGTTCCCCCTACCAAGTCAACCGAAGTACCCAGTTACCTCGTACAAATTTCTTTACGAAAGCTCCGGCTAGTATTGGGTCTAATGAGAACCCTGTGActcccctcttccgctAAATCTCGGTAGTACCACACGGAATCACCTTGGCGGAAGTGATATTATGCCTACGCAGAGGAGTACTACAACGTACTTGGCTGTGCTCATCAGTGAACCCTCAAGTAAGATCATGACttagcccaagtctcgCCAACATCACGTATCTTGTTCCAAATCAAGAGTACATCAACGATAGTCAGCTTTTCACAATTTGCCTTGTGTGCTGAACAACGGATATCTCCGTTGGTTGGTGTAGCTCCATGACATTTACATAATAATGGCTTATTTGTGGccgtggcggaatggccgtcatgacaacaacaatcTGTGCTTGTCCTTTGATCAGGGCATCAATCCCATTGAAGTTTACTGATGACAGGCTTGGCAACAAACGGTGTGACATCACAGCCAAGAGTCAAGCACACAGGAAGACTGCCTCTCAACTAGGTCAAACATAACCAACAGATGTCACCTTTTGTAAAAGGTCTCCTTGTAGCCAAAGGGTTCTCATAGATTGTCTAATTATGATTGAACATTTTGTGTTTCTCACAAGTTTGTTGAAGATAACATGAACTAAAAGGAAGCAGTGTGTGCTTTAGTCCAATATTCCATGCCAACAAGTATAATAGAGGTGTTGACTGCCCTACACAGATCATCTTTTTCTTCACTTGTCCTCTCTCTGTCAAACATATCAAAGCTGGTGCTTATTACCAAAACTCAACTCAGAACACATCCCTTCCTACCTTTTTTGCTCAACACACCATGTCTACCAATGGAAATCACAATGCTTCCAACGCTGGGATCAATGGAACCTCTGCAGTGATCAATGGCATTACAGACTCTGATTCCACATCCAGCGACGTCTCTGAGCCCAGTGCCAACACCAATGGTGTAAATGGGCGGGGTAGAAGACTTATAAGGGACCATGGAGAAAACCATGATCGTTCTGGGTCCTCTGAATCTTCTGTGAGCAGTCCTAGTTCCTTTGTTCTCTTGTACATGACTGTCTTACACTAAGTAACACCTTCAGCCCGATGTTGGCCATGCATTGCAGCAAGCTGGATTGATTTCAGATGGCAGTCAAGCATCCCAGGTAGGGCCAAACCCCCCTTCTTTCGTGATCATAGATGCTTATCTCACCCCTTTGCCGGTTGTTTTCCAGGGAGGTACCAGTCTGGATGGAGCGTCCAGTGACAACATGGCCAGACATACTGGATCACTCCCCCATGGTAAGCACATAGCAACATTATTCTCAGGTGGGGCAATGACCTAATGCATTCCAATAGGTCAATTCAACAGGACAAGGAGCATCACCAACAATGGTCACACCACCAATGGGTTCCACACCAATGGTCACCGCAGCAATAGCGAAAACAGTGATGTCTCACATCTCCGTCCACCTGCTGCCAGTGTGGGACTCTCTCGGAGCCCAAGTAGTGGTAACAGTTCAAGGTCACCTCTACCCCTTTTGCAGAGACCCCTTTCTGTGACCTCACCTTTGCGTGAGTGGCCAGATACATCCACCGACCTTGATTAGATGTCCATGGCACTTGAAACAACCTGTTCTTTTGATATATCTGACGCTTCTGGCACTACTACAAGGATCTTGATGACCAACACTGATGACTGCTGATCATCCAGGTTCAGAGGCAACTTCCAGATCGGATCCAAACGGTAGAGACACCTAATAATGACCTGGCCAGTGGCATTAGTCTGTCAATGTGGATGAGCTTATGGATAGAAGGAGCTTTATGCAAATGTCACTTTCACTTCTGTTCACTGTTATCATCTAGTCATAAGATATTGCACTGCTTCTGACAAACAATCAATGTCCATTTTGATTATTACTGGTCTTATGAGATATTTACTTACATATGCATTGGCACAGCAACAAGCAAGATCTTCCACACATATGTGCCCTCTTTGTTATTTGATGATGGGTGACTTACAGCCAGACTGGCCTAGGCTTGACCAAAAGCAAGGTCACATTTCGCCCATGAACGGCACATAGTTCATCAAGGGACAGCAACTTGGTAAGAGGGGATGATCACTGAACAACGGAAGGCAATTACACTGTAAGGGAATCATAGCTTTCAGGTATagtgtcatgacggccattccgccatGACCATGAATATTACTTTGTTACGTATAAACCTTCGATACCTTCGATATCTTTGAACACGAGTTGATATTCTCAAAGACTCTGCGCTTAGATTCGCATAAGGTTACGAAGGTCCATGATGGAATCAGTAAGGCCGCATAGGCGGGACCAGCGGCCTGTATGCTGCAAAAATGGCTGATACTacatgatgatgaataCACGATCGTCTGTCGTCCTCGTTTCGGCGTGTGACCACGCATGATGCTATGaggccttcttctcgacctcgtcccCACTCCCGCTACTCTCTTCACTTGAGctttcgtcgtcgtcgctctcttcttcttcttcttcttcactgctctcctcatcatcgtcgtcctccctttcttcaGACCTGAGACCGGCAGGCGGTCTCGAATCGACTATTGGGCCAAGATCGCCGGAGGGATTTTGCGGAGCGTCGAAAACGCCCAGTCCGAGATCCTGAGTGTGAATCAGCATATCGCTTCGACAGATGCGAGCTAGAGTTCGTAACATTCTCCCAAGGACGGCACTTGACCAGGGCAGTGAAGGGAACGTTGACGGACCTGgatgatcgaagaagtcaaCGTACCATCGCTATGATCCTATCCCCATCGGCTTTCTCAATGTCTACTGCGTCCGGATCTTCGGCCGCTCTTGCTAACAGCTCGGTGTTCGAGGCTTGTAGTAATGGTAGGAAAGCTCGGGCTCGTGCAAGGGCTGTTATAGCGAGGAACAAGTATCAGTTGGTGTCCAATCAATAGGAGCCAGCATTCATTCAGGCTCCAGGAAGTAGGAACCGCAAAGAGAGCTCGGCACACGAGATCGGCGCAGAAGGAAGATAAGGGGAATATCTCCCACACGTTCGGGAAAGGACGAGGTGATACGACGGCGCAGACGACAGGTGAGGAGTAGTGATATACGCACCATCACTCTCGGGAACAGCAGATGGTCGGGACGGTATCGGATTTATaggtgatgaaggtgatttccgaccttcatctccttgcgTCGAGATTCCGGAGAGCAATTGACCTGTGTGGGGACGCGGATCAGCACGAGAAGCACCGTCGGGTCATGTACTGGAAACATGGCCGTTGATTTTCGTATACACTCACCCAGTCTCGCCTCTCGATCTTGGGGGGATTCGACGTCGAGCTTCTCACGACGTGTCTTGGCGGGTGAAGAGGACATTGCGGCAGGCGTGAGGGAAGTGGTTGATTGGCTAGCTCGTGCAATGATCAAATTCCTCCGTTTTAGATGTGACTTCGAAGCGTTCGTCGTCTCTCTACGTTTGCTGAGATGTGGTTCGTCATGTCCTGTTgagtgagagatgaaggagtTGAGACTCTCCGCGAGATGACTCTTGGAAAACAACAACACAGTCGACCTGTCAGAACATGCAAATCTTGCTCCCTCCACTCTTTCACTCTTCGGTccaacctccactttgaCGATCCTCTTTTCTGTCTTCGCTCACTTcgatcgtcctcctcattcacTTGACCTTTCACAGGACAGCACAAATCCTAGCATGTACAGCACACACACCAGACAATGAGTACACCCACTCTCGCCCCCATTATCCGCTCAGCGAAATCGGTATGTTCTCTCAGTCCCTCGGCTCTGAGAACACATCTCATCGCTGGCCCATCTCGTGCTACacccctccacctccctGACCTGATCTCTGATTGGCCAGCATTAAAAACATGGAGCTTATCGGATCATATGAAAGCTGTGAGAGATGGCGTCGGCGAGAATAAGAGCGTGGAGGTGGAACttgggaagaaagggagggGCTATCTGCATAAGGAATGGCAGAGAGTCTGGATGCCCTTTGGTGAGTACTCTTGATCTCCACAGCCAGTCTTTGGCCTTTAGATACCAAGTGATAATGACAGGGCTACCTGTTTTCATTTACTGTGTGCAGGTCTGTTCCTGGACGCATTCATCCTAAACCTGGTtccctcgtcatcacccTCAGAAGAGCTCCCGACGGCGTACCTAGCCCAATCAGATATCCTCGATTCATCACCCAATCTCCTCGAAGCGATTCCTGTTCTGCCGCACTTCTacgaagggaaggagaagagcttGTATAGACGTACGATGTGGATAGGACCGAAGGGTAGTTTCACGCCTTTTCATAAGGATCCGTATCATGGAATCTATTCACAGAGTGAGATTCTTCCACTttatccttcttcgctgtTTTCATGCCTTATCACCCACCATCAGATCACTGCCGTTATTCAATTGCGTCTTCCCTTTTTTTTTGTTTGACTGCGAGACCGCTATCGAGATTGCTACGTGCACCAGTACAGCATGGCTGACGCTTAAAGTCATCTCTTTACCAGTCGTTGGCAAGAAGACATTCCACATCTTGCCACCTGGAGCAGTCCCTCACCTTGACATCTCATCCCTGCCCCGCCACACCAACACGTCCCAGATCCCACTTCCCGTCTCACGCATCTAttcctcaccatcctctcctacCTCAACAACGTCCACGTCCCCGCCCGTTGGCCctaccacctccacttcgaaCACACTCGACGACTTGTCCGATCTTCCACATGCTATCGTCCAGACTTGGCGTACAAAGCTTGACGCGGCGTTCGACATGCCAGGAGCTTGTCAAGTGACTTTGGAGGCTGGAGAATCGGTCTTGGTCCCTGAGGGGTGGTGGCATGCCGCTGAAGGCGTAGATGGCTCTGGTGTAGGTGTAAATGCATGGTTCCGATAACCAGCAGAGAGCCCTCGTTCAGTTTATCATACTCAAGAGACCCTTGACGATCACATGTTGTACCAGAATTATAACCCTGCCCGCTGCGATTATGCATTGCATTCTTATCTCTCACACACGAACAAATACAGCGGACAACAAAGTTATCCTGGATGACCACGACGACCGAAACGTGCCACTCAACCCATGACCATCACCATTGCCCAGCATCGTCCTCACATTGCATCGTTTAGACGAAGAATGCGAGGTAGATGGTGGAGATCGCAGTAGCGGCGACGACAGTGTAACCGGTAGCGTAGACGCCCTTGATTGTGAGGCCTGAGATAGGAGTGTCAGCATACTGCGTCCGATTGGGCTGTTTCTCGCGCGATCGAATCCTGGTCCAGATCGCTTGGCGTGTACACGAGCACAGTACGTCCTAGCTGCCCTGTAGCAcgcttctcccttcccGTCTGGTCGCGTCCAGCCACACATTCCAACTGAAGAATAGATccagactcacccttgcCCATATCCCAACCCAGATGTCTCAAACCGTTATAAGTGTGATACGTGAACGGGAACGCCAACAGGACCTTGAAAGAGGTCTTGGCCCAGACTGGCAGATCATGAGCGAtctggacgagatgagcaGAGTCGATGGCGGGGAAGACggggtggagaaggtatGCCATTGCTGAGAGGTAGAGAGCGCCGGAGAGAGCTACGCCGGTGACTCGGTTCAAACCGGATGCGACCCATGTGAGCTGTGGGCGAGGCGCGCAGAGGACCGCGTCGGTGGAAGATTGATGGATGGGATAAGTAGACGAGGGAAGGAAACGCATGAATGTGAGAAGTTGAAGTAGAAGGAgcaggacgaagaagtcaGTATACCGATCGCACCTACTCGATGACAGCAAGGGAGTACCTACCTGAGGTTGGTAGATCGCCAAATGGGGCGATGTGggtctcttctccctttgAGTGTTCAACAAGGCCATGTTCTCTGCGGGTGTAAGGTTTTCCGTGGAAACGAAGCTAAGATAGATATCGAAGTCAGTGGCGATCCCAGACGGTGGCTCTCCTTCGCGTCTTGTGCTGTCTCCGCGATTCGCTCCATACAACCGCAAGCGCCGCCCACCCGCAATCCGACGAACAAATCCCCTTTCCCCATCGcctgctcttctcctgtcCTAATCAACCTTGCACTCAACCGGTCGCCCTTATTGACATCGCTGCCGTCCATTCCTCCAGATGTCAGATACACTCACCGTCGTTGAGCAAGCATCAGACCAGGTCCCGAAGCACGGAGTATGGAAGCTGCGAAACGAATCCTAGTGATCAGTACATGATCCCCTGTCCGGCTCAGGTTTCTCCCCGTTCTTGATCAAGGGCCATCCTCGgctctctctcgctccctGTCCCCCttttcccctttccccctttcccccttGAGACGATGCAAACAGAAGTCGCACCACGGGGATAAAACCCAAGTATTGGAGATCGGATCTGACGGTACGAGACATAATAGGCCGTCACGTACGCTTGGTCAATCGCCTCAGAGCAGACTGTCGCATGATCGAAGTGGCCATTGTGGATATCCGTGCCCTCGGCTTGACGATTCAGGTAGGTGAAAGGTTATGGGTACTGGTCGTGAGTTGAAGACGAGATTGTAACTTATAGTTGTTACGATGTCTGTGTATGCTTTGATCTTGAGTGGATGCTATTCGTCAATCAATCGAGTGTGGTAGTACGATTATCAGGCTCATCGTAGACATTTCGGAGCAATTCGGGGCCAAAGTCATTGGGCGTGGCAAATGGCTATACAACGAGTTACTGGATGATGAATGCTTCGCTTTCAtgctgatcgatgatggaagATATGGTATTGATGATGCAGTGAGCCTGCGTATTTACCGTCCCATCTACTATGTCTGACCTGGCCGTACTACATTCTATGCTTCCTGCTCCACTTCAAGCATCCCCCTTCTGCTCCACCAATCCCACCTTCaacttctccctctcggctctcttctcctcgccctTCGCTCGCTGCATTGCGATCCACTGTTCCTTGTCCCTCTTGACAGGGTTCACGTTACTATGAAGTCATGTCTGGTCAGAAGTGTTCCGAATATCACTGAGCGCACACACTTCCTCGCTCACCGCTTGTGTATCTTGGTCTTGATATGGTTGTCCCATTCTTTCAGACTGACAGAGTACGGACGACCAGATGTCGAACATGCCTCGCAATCTCTCCGAGCATTGATATCTTGTCGTCTGTTCTGTCCATCAACACACTGACAAGACATTTCTGCCATCGCAGCgtgacactcactctgcCGTATCTGGAACTCTGGCATCCGTCTCTGAAAAACAAGCAAGCAAACCGCTCGCATCGGCATGTCCAAGCGCTTCCGGACTAGGCAGATCTTGGCGGTTCAGGAAGGCTTCGATCTCCGTCAGCTGAAGTCGACCATCAAGTGACCACTCTttccagctcaccatgtAACACATCAACAGCAGGTCCTacacctcgatctccccCTGGAACAACGTAAACCTCAACTTCTCCCCCTAAGgttctcgcttctctcaCAGCAGGTAACAGTTGCTTCTTGATCCATTTCAGTTGGGATTTAGCGTATTGATGAGTGGACAATTTGGTCCGATCCAGCATTGATGTAAATCGAGGATCGGATTGTGGGTCAGATTGCGCGAGAGTGAGGGCAGCAAACTCTTTGTAGCCTGTGGAATCGCGATCATCAGTCAGCCACGAGGAATGAACAGAAAAAGCAGGCTATGTGTCGTGCCTGATGACAAGACCTTGGTTACAAAGCAACTCACCGATAGATTGGAATATTCCTTCCGTGTGATCTACCGCATCCGCAGAGCCGTAGACCTTTTCAGCGATCCCTCTGAGCTCGGCGATCTCCCGCAATAAGCCATTCTGTCGGTATGAGAAGACCGTGATCAGTGAGGGTCTGTGAGCAGTAGATCTTGCTCACCTCTACCATCTTGTCAACCCTCTGGTCCAACCGCGGTCTTAGACTTTCCAACGGTTCGTAAACCCAGAAAACCAGTGTTCGGAACCTGAACAAATCGTCGAAATAATCAACATGCTGCTTTTCTGCTCTGTCAGATCGCAttgtgactcaccttgccctACGACCTTTCGAAGTGACTTGCTCCTGCTCGCTCTCTTCCGCACGCTCTTGAACGGCACCACCGCTCTcccaccatctctccaGGCCCCGTCTCACCTTCCTTCCATCACGCCAATGCCATCTGCctgcttccttctcgtccacaGCAGATAATAATTTGTGCAGAGCGAGTAAATGTCCATCGTCCCTAGTAGTGGGCCGACTTATTCTGGATGTTGATGGACCtggttcttcttctcctgtccTTCCTGATGTGCTATTGTCGCTGGGCCAGATCGGATGTGGCGTCCAGAATGTTTGTAGCAAAGGCAACAAGTCCGGTGAAAGGTCTGCGGGGAGAGGCGGTAAAGTGCAAGGTGGAGTCCATCGCAACGATGGAGATTCAGGTATTGTGGAAGTCGTATCAAGGCTTGAAGGACGATCGAAGTTGAGCTCGGGTGGTGGGAAGAGGTAGTGCTGGATAAAGTAATGCGTTCCACCGCATATTATGGGGAGTGTGTCCGGCTCGAGCGATGCGATCTGTACTCAACGTGATGTTAGCGTCTGTAGAATTTGCTGgtcgtcatcttcgaggCCACCGCTCGTTCCACCAATCTCCTGCAGCTGGACAGTACACGACCCCTAAATGGGGAAGTTTTCCTTCAATCTATCTGCGATTGCCGGTTCATCCCCACTGACTCTATCCGCTACAATCGTTCACGCAATCCCACGGAAGTGAAGACTCGAACATACCTTTTTATCCGCCTCATTACACCATTTCCCGACCTCCCAACTTCCCCCTTGGCCCGGGACCACACAATCCAATCCCCAATGTTCCACgcctcccatctcctcttccgtGACCTTATTCGTGATGACATCCAAGCCTGTGTAGAGCTGCATCGAGTCTGCAGACAGGACCATACCGCGAGATGGGATCGTTGAATCTGACGATGGATTCTTGACGCCATGAAAGGCTGATGAAGTTgtcaaagaagaagggggatGGTATTTGAGCGATTGGGCGAGCGATACCGCAAGTTGGGATTTACCGACTCCCGTAGTCCCAATAACAGCTACGATATCacgtcctccacctcgaccttcttggGAGGACGACATGATGGATCGGATTCTGGAGAGGTGCAAGCGAGCGACGGAGTGAGATGTGGTGAAACCTGAGAGGGTACGAGGGCCAATCCAATGGCTTCTGAGCATGGGCTGTGATTTTGATCAAGGTATCATCGtccgtcgtcgtcttcgtcgtttttgttgttgttgctaGGATGGAAAATCATATAATAAGCGAATTTGAGATCTGATGTTCAAAAATCACAATACAGGGACGGAGGTCGCCGCTTGTGGATCTCATGATATGTCACTGTGACTTATTGATGACAATGAGGACGGACCCAACAGCATTCTGGACCGCTCAGCTGAAAAGACGCCGGATGCTGAGAAGTCAAGATGGAATATTGGTCGGAAAGGAGGCACTGGCTGTACATGACACTCTGACAACGATACAACCAAAGACAGTAAAAAGATCCATCTATCACAActccatatcctcctcgtcgcaTGCATTGCCCACCACTTCCAACGCCATCCCCTTCTCTGCCAACGGCTC of Kwoniella newhampshirensis strain CBS 13917 chromosome 3, whole genome shotgun sequence contains these proteins:
- a CDS encoding succinate dehydrogenase, cytochrome b556 subunit encodes the protein MATSIMRQSALRRLTKPSILRASGPGLMLAQRRFVSTENLTPAENMALLNTQREKRPTSPHLAIYQPQLTWVASGLNRVTGVALSGALYLSAMAYLLHPVFPAIDSAHLVQIAHDLPVWAKTSFKVLLAFPFTYHTYNGLRHLGWDMGKGLTIKGVYATGYTVVAATAISTIYLAFFV